From Burkholderia savannae, a single genomic window includes:
- a CDS encoding DHA2 family efflux MFS transporter permease subunit yields the protein MSAQALPADRAASAPPAPAAPALRGARLALLTFALSLATFIEVLDSTVANVAVPAISGSLGVSNSQGTWVISSYSVAAAIAVPLTGWLARRVGELRLFVASVILFTLTSLLCGLARDLEVLVACRALQGLFSGPMVPLSQTILLRAFPPARRTLALALWGMTVLLAPILGPVVGGWLIDNFSWPWIFLINLPIGLFSFAVCTLMLHPQEQRGEASPIDVTGIVLLVIGVGALQAVLDLGHDRGWFDSSLITTLAIVAGVSLVSLLIWELGEAHPVVELSLFRERTFTFCVVIISLGMMSFSVVGVVFPLWLQSVMGYTAYQAGLATASMGVLALVFSILVGLYASRVDARVLVTFGFLVFAGVMWWSTHFTLTMTFAQVVTPRLIQGMGLPCFFIPLTAATLSRVSDDKLAAASSLSNFLRTLSAAFGTALSVTWWDNRATYHYAVVSQSVTRASENTQRYVDALHAMGLHGTRELSSLHQVVRQQAYMMATNDMFYMASGTCVLLAGLMWLTRPKRGAAATMGH from the coding sequence ATGAGCGCGCAAGCGTTGCCGGCGGATCGGGCCGCGAGCGCGCCGCCGGCGCCGGCCGCACCGGCGCTGCGCGGCGCGAGGCTCGCGCTGCTGACGTTCGCGCTGTCGCTCGCGACGTTCATCGAGGTGCTGGATTCGACGGTGGCGAACGTCGCGGTGCCGGCGATCTCGGGCAGCCTCGGGGTGTCGAACAGCCAGGGGACGTGGGTGATCAGCTCGTACTCGGTGGCCGCGGCGATCGCGGTGCCGCTGACGGGGTGGCTCGCGCGGCGGGTGGGGGAGCTGAGGCTGTTCGTCGCGTCGGTGATCCTGTTCACGCTGACGTCGCTGCTGTGCGGGCTCGCGCGGGACCTGGAGGTGCTGGTGGCGTGCCGGGCGCTGCAGGGGCTGTTCTCGGGGCCGATGGTGCCGCTGTCGCAGACGATTCTGCTGCGCGCGTTCCCGCCGGCCAGGCGCACGCTGGCGCTGGCGCTGTGGGGGATGACGGTGCTGCTCGCGCCGATCTTGGGGCCGGTGGTGGGCGGCTGGCTGATCGACAACTTCTCGTGGCCGTGGATCTTCCTGATCAACCTGCCGATCGGGCTGTTCTCGTTCGCGGTGTGCACGCTGATGCTGCACCCGCAGGAGCAGCGGGGCGAGGCGAGCCCGATCGACGTGACGGGGATCGTGCTGCTGGTGATCGGGGTGGGGGCGCTGCAGGCGGTGCTGGATCTGGGCCACGACCGGGGCTGGTTCGATTCGTCGCTGATCACGACGCTCGCGATCGTGGCGGGGGTGTCGCTCGTGTCGCTGCTGATCTGGGAGCTGGGGGAGGCGCATCCGGTGGTGGAGCTGAGCCTGTTCCGGGAGCGGACCTTCACGTTCTGCGTGGTGATCATCTCGCTGGGGATGATGAGCTTCTCGGTGGTGGGGGTGGTGTTTCCGCTGTGGCTGCAGTCGGTGATGGGCTACACGGCGTACCAGGCGGGGCTGGCGACGGCGTCGATGGGGGTGCTGGCGCTGGTGTTCTCGATCCTGGTGGGGCTGTACGCGAGCCGGGTGGACGCGCGGGTGCTGGTGACGTTCGGATTCCTGGTGTTCGCGGGGGTGATGTGGTGGAGCACGCACTTCACGCTGACGATGACGTTCGCGCAGGTGGTGACGCCGCGGCTGATCCAGGGGATGGGGCTGCCGTGCTTCTTCATTCCGCTGACGGCGGCGACGCTGTCGCGGGTGTCGGACGACAAGCTGGCGGCGGCGTCGAGCCTGTCGAACTTCTTGAGGACGCTGTCGGCGGCGTTCGGCACGGCGCTGAGCGTGACGTGGTGGGACAACCGGGCGACGTATCACTACGCGGTGGTGTCGCAGTCGGTGACGCGAGCGTCGGAGAACACGCAGCGGTACGTGGACGCGCTGCACGCGATGGGTCTGCACGGGACGCGGGAGCTGAGTTCGCTGCACCAGGTGGTGCGGCAGCAGGCGTACATGATGGCGACGAACGACATGTTCTACATGGCGAGCGGGACGTGCGTGTTGCTGGCGGGGCTGATGTGGCTGACGCGGCCGAAGCGGGGCGCGGCGGCGACGATGGGGCATTGA
- a CDS encoding glycosyltransferase family 2 protein, whose protein sequence is MTSLGALVILYYPTDEQLSGLEALARDSDALVVVDNTPHEHAAARERVGALSSRGNIVWRHQGNRGGVAGAYNAGLSALFAQGVDAVALFDQDSTVPAGYFAQMRDACARLGEGAGAGAFVAGPRIYDANEARFLPELMTSGVTVRRVRVEGETAPQRCAFLISSGSVISRAAYARLGRFDEALFIDHVDTEYCLRALAHNVPLYVVPSLVLTHRIGARRRHKVGPFELTAMHHSWQRRYYGARNAMQLGLQYGLRFPVALVPNLLTVWQVIQVVLCEREKGAKLRGIALGVLDGVFGRLGSFDEARSGTAARESHRGAGQPESFSHPNESRRDATPDSLERDGEIVAR, encoded by the coding sequence ATGACGAGCTTGGGCGCGCTGGTGATTCTGTATTACCCGACGGACGAGCAGTTGTCGGGCCTGGAGGCGCTCGCGCGCGACAGCGACGCGCTCGTGGTCGTCGACAACACGCCGCACGAGCACGCGGCGGCGCGCGAGCGGGTGGGGGCGCTGTCGTCGCGGGGGAATATCGTATGGCGGCACCAGGGCAACCGCGGCGGGGTGGCGGGCGCGTACAACGCGGGGCTGTCGGCGCTGTTCGCGCAGGGCGTCGACGCGGTGGCGCTGTTCGACCAGGATTCGACGGTGCCGGCGGGGTACTTCGCGCAGATGCGCGATGCGTGCGCGCGGCTGGGCGAGGGGGCGGGCGCGGGCGCGTTCGTCGCGGGGCCGCGGATCTACGACGCGAACGAAGCGCGCTTCCTGCCGGAGCTGATGACGAGCGGCGTGACGGTGCGCCGGGTGCGGGTGGAAGGGGAGACGGCGCCGCAGCGCTGCGCGTTCCTGATCTCGTCGGGCAGCGTGATCTCGCGGGCGGCGTACGCGCGGCTCGGAAGGTTCGACGAGGCGCTGTTCATCGACCACGTCGACACCGAGTACTGCCTGCGCGCGCTCGCGCACAACGTGCCGCTGTACGTGGTGCCGTCGCTGGTGCTGACGCACCGGATCGGGGCGCGGCGGCGGCACAAGGTGGGGCCGTTCGAGCTGACCGCGATGCATCACTCGTGGCAGCGGCGGTATTACGGCGCGCGCAACGCGATGCAGCTGGGGCTGCAGTACGGGCTGCGGTTTCCGGTGGCGCTGGTGCCGAATCTGCTGACGGTGTGGCAGGTGATCCAGGTGGTGCTGTGCGAGCGGGAGAAGGGGGCGAAGCTGCGGGGGATCGCGCTGGGCGTGCTCGACGGCGTGTTCGGGCGGCTCGGATCGTTCGACGAGGCGCGCTCGGGCACGGCGGCTCGCGAGTCGCATCGAGGAGCCGGTCAGCCTGAATCGTTCAGTCACCCGAACGAATCTCGCCGCGACGCGACGCCGGACTCCCTGGAGCGCGATGGCGAGATCGTCGCGAGATGA